A single window of Inediibacterium massiliense DNA harbors:
- a CDS encoding nitrogenase component 1, whose translation MGIHRFKPPMSGRMGTLWTLASIRDAALIEYGCMGHMQYGRMFLNQAGISKRCKLYSTHIDETDISLGDTNRLNRAIAQIVERDEPKIIFLLSSSVPTVIGTDLMAICEELQPQYPNVRLLPFGYGGFDICGHVGVQEALLLLSKTLPKDIQKTQEPTFNIIGSCADLFRFHADAEEMIRIMKGAFGMKKLCVMTSDTCVQEIEDMGGAHINLVIRREGEPAAKQLKKRFKTPYLVARPYGMKETLGWIDKIGKMCGLTPDSSFIKLEKEKIMSQISPAILIFEHIIREHPDEGRISLGGHADVVKGILSYAEKELSLMKGVCWCDCPSMTSAEIPYFSEDEWIQAIKSKESGLLMASGEALKWAKGNIDLQISNPDVKWRLNLYESPFMGFRGAVNLVNLWLNGILEQIDD comes from the coding sequence ATGGGAATTCATAGATTCAAACCGCCAATGTCAGGTAGAATGGGAACATTATGGACGCTTGCTTCAATCCGTGATGCAGCTTTGATTGAATACGGATGTATGGGACATATGCAGTATGGGCGAATGTTTTTAAATCAAGCAGGTATATCTAAAAGGTGTAAACTATATTCTACTCACATCGACGAAACAGATATTTCATTAGGAGATACGAATAGACTGAATCGTGCTATTGCTCAAATTGTAGAGAGAGATGAGCCTAAAATTATTTTTTTACTGTCATCTTCAGTGCCAACAGTTATTGGGACGGATTTAATGGCCATATGTGAAGAATTACAACCACAATATCCTAATGTACGATTACTTCCATTTGGATATGGAGGGTTTGACATATGTGGACATGTTGGTGTTCAAGAAGCACTTTTGCTGCTTTCGAAAACATTACCAAAGGATATACAAAAAACACAGGAGCCTACATTTAATATAATCGGTTCTTGTGCTGATTTATTTCGTTTCCATGCTGATGCAGAAGAGATGATTCGAATAATGAAGGGTGCCTTTGGTATGAAAAAACTTTGCGTTATGACTTCTGATACATGTGTACAGGAAATTGAGGATATGGGTGGTGCCCATATTAATTTAGTTATACGACGAGAAGGAGAACCTGCTGCAAAACAATTAAAGAAACGATTTAAAACGCCATATTTAGTGGCTAGACCCTATGGAATGAAGGAAACTTTGGGATGGATAGATAAGATAGGAAAAATGTGTGGATTAACTCCAGATAGTAGTTTTATAAAATTAGAAAAAGAAAAAATCATGAGTCAAATTTCACCTGCAATCCTTATATTTGAACATATCATACGAGAACATCCTGATGAAGGAAGAATTTCATTAGGAGGTCATGCAGATGTGGTAAAAGGGATTCTTTCTTATGCAGAAAAAGAATTGTCTTTAATGAAAGGAGTTTGTTGGTGTGACTGTCCAAGTATGACAAGTGCAGAAATTCCTTATTTTTCGGAAGATGAATGGATACAAGCTATAAAATCCAAAGAAAGTGGACTTCTAATGGCAAGTGGAGAAGCTTTGAAATGGGCAAAAGGAAATATAGATCTTCAAATATCTAATCCAGATGTAAAATGGAGATTGAACCTTTATGAATCTCCTTTTATGGGCTTTCGGGGAGCTGTAAATTTAGTGAATTTATGGCTCAATGGAATTTTAGAGCAAATAGATGATTAA
- the trhA gene encoding PAQR family membrane homeostasis protein TrhA has protein sequence MKNSEWSTEVGKRYSLKEEIANSISHGVGIVFSIVVVTILLVYAIWEKNPISITGFSIYGFCSICLYVASTLYHSFQKEKIKKILRIFDHSSIFLFIAGTYTPVVLLTMKGYWRIGILTGVWVIALAGILFKVFTFNKFEKYKIVSLSLYILMGWIVVIAIKPMLEVVPIGFFMWLLAGGLIYTLGTIFYACKKIPYNHAIWHLFVLTGSVLHFVGIFKYLT, from the coding sequence ATGAAAAATAGTGAATGGAGCACAGAAGTAGGAAAAAGATATTCATTAAAAGAGGAAATTGCAAATAGCATATCTCATGGAGTGGGTATTGTTTTTAGTATAGTAGTGGTAACTATTCTATTGGTTTATGCAATTTGGGAGAAAAATCCTATCTCCATTACAGGATTTAGTATTTATGGATTTTGTTCTATTTGTTTATATGTAGCATCTACACTTTACCATAGCTTTCAAAAGGAAAAAATTAAAAAGATCTTAAGAATATTTGATCATTCTTCTATATTTTTATTTATAGCAGGAACCTATACTCCAGTTGTATTACTTACCATGAAAGGGTATTGGAGAATAGGAATCTTAACAGGAGTATGGGTGATTGCTTTAGCTGGAATTTTATTTAAAGTGTTTACTTTTAATAAATTTGAAAAATATAAAATAGTATCACTAAGTTTGTATATTTTAATGGGATGGATTGTAGTTATAGCTATAAAACCTATGCTGGAGGTAGTTCCTATTGGATTTTTTATGTGGCTTTTAGCAGGAGGACTGATCTATACATTAGGTACAATTTTTTACGCTTGTAAAAAAATACCATATAATCATGCAATTTGGCATCTTTTTGTTTTAACAGGAAGTGTACTTCATTTTGTAGGAATTTTTAAGTATCTAACATAA
- a CDS encoding nitrogenase component 1, with protein sequence MNGLKHIKRLSSVKTNAGVKFLTPAAFPGNHCPMHTALALSAKVKGMSTLVVGTPECGTYSRNVISQIKSEEGQLHWTYILDSNEVVFGCRKGLIQTIKEMDKSGAKAIMIILTCVPEVIGEDVEGIVHELQPKVSALLTFVLMAHFKCNSYPSGYWKTLLAFETLMKRGKKRDDTINILGRSPREKHAPMPELLTALEKRGFYLRMLAPKSDVEDFIVSPDAALNIVISPFMNPLAEMMWEKFQVPFISIHETYDVSEIDHMYEAIEKSLKIRFNHEFNASRQKAITLQKQAEDVFKGKSYILTHMGAMMPLPFVLYLTKFKMKPTILHMDEFYPDDKKWAKAIKKQGYDPMICHMVNDHADRDLLECIQAEFSLGELLKDSSSIPCVSYLEDLYGQMGYERTAVLLSRMLKMYEKVNKEE encoded by the coding sequence ATGAATGGATTAAAACATATAAAACGCTTATCTTCAGTTAAGACAAATGCCGGTGTAAAATTTCTGACTCCGGCAGCTTTTCCGGGAAATCACTGTCCCATGCATACTGCATTGGCACTTAGTGCAAAAGTGAAGGGAATGTCTACTTTGGTTGTAGGTACACCAGAATGTGGAACTTATAGTCGTAATGTGATTTCTCAGATTAAAAGTGAAGAAGGTCAGCTACATTGGACGTATATTTTAGATTCAAACGAGGTTGTATTTGGATGCCGTAAAGGATTGATTCAAACAATCAAAGAAATGGATAAGTCTGGTGCAAAGGCCATCATGATCATTTTAACTTGTGTTCCGGAGGTAATCGGAGAAGATGTAGAGGGTATTGTACATGAGCTACAGCCTAAGGTTTCGGCTTTACTGACATTTGTGTTAATGGCACATTTTAAATGTAATAGTTATCCGTCAGGTTATTGGAAAACATTGTTAGCATTTGAAACATTAATGAAGAGGGGAAAAAAAAGGGATGATACAATCAATATTCTTGGACGTAGTCCGAGAGAAAAGCATGCTCCTATGCCTGAATTATTAACAGCATTGGAAAAAAGAGGATTTTACCTTAGAATGCTTGCTCCAAAATCTGATGTTGAGGATTTTATTGTTTCACCAGATGCAGCTCTTAATATTGTAATTTCACCTTTTATGAATCCTTTGGCTGAAATGATGTGGGAGAAGTTTCAAGTTCCATTTATAAGTATTCATGAAACTTATGATGTATCGGAAATAGATCATATGTATGAAGCTATAGAAAAATCATTGAAAATCAGGTTTAACCATGAATTTAATGCATCAAGGCAAAAAGCTATTACATTGCAGAAACAGGCAGAAGATGTGTTTAAAGGGAAAAGTTATATTCTAACTCACATGGGTGCCATGATGCCTTTGCCCTTTGTATTATATCTAACTAAATTTAAAATGAAGCCTACGATTTTACATATGGATGAATTTTATCCTGATGATAAAAAATGGGCAAAAGCTATTAAAAAGCAAGGCTATGATCCTATGATCTGCCATATGGTAAATGATCATGCGGATAGAGACCTTTTAGAATGTATTCAAGCAGAATTTTCTTTAGGAGAACTTCTAAAAGATTCCTCTTCCATTCCTTGCGTTTCATATTTGGAGGATTTGTATGGACAAATGGGTTATGAAAGAACAGCAGTTTTATTAAGTAGGATGTTAAAGATGTATGAAAAAGTAAATAAGGAGGAGTAG
- a CDS encoding ABC transporter ATP-binding protein, protein MNSIVTKNLAISYDDKLIVDDLNMNIPKGKITTIIGPNGCGKSTVLKTVGRILKPKKGMVYLNGDDIRKLPTKEVAQKMAILPQSPQAQGGLTVGELVSYGRFPHQRGYGKLSSKDKKIIAWALKMTKLTEFETASVDNLSGGQRQRVWIAMALAQQTDLILLDEPTTYLDMAYQLEVLELLYNLNREQSCTIVMVLHDLNLAARFADYMIAIRSGEIIRCGTPKEIMTTKVLKDTFHIDAEIGLESRTGRPTCISYELIKE, encoded by the coding sequence ATGAACAGTATTGTAACAAAAAATTTAGCCATCTCTTATGATGACAAACTTATAGTTGATGATTTAAATATGAATATACCAAAAGGTAAGATTACTACCATAATTGGACCAAATGGATGTGGAAAATCAACTGTCTTAAAGACTGTAGGACGTATTCTAAAGCCAAAGAAAGGCATGGTGTATTTAAACGGTGATGATATTAGAAAGCTTCCTACTAAGGAGGTGGCACAAAAGATGGCTATATTGCCTCAATCGCCTCAAGCTCAAGGAGGGCTTACTGTTGGGGAGCTTGTATCCTACGGTCGCTTTCCACATCAGAGAGGATATGGGAAACTGTCTTCTAAGGATAAGAAAATCATTGCATGGGCATTAAAGATGACCAAGCTAACTGAATTTGAGACTGCATCGGTAGACAATCTTTCTGGCGGACAGCGTCAGAGAGTTTGGATTGCAATGGCACTAGCCCAGCAGACGGATTTGATATTGCTAGATGAGCCTACCACCTATTTGGATATGGCATATCAGTTAGAGGTATTGGAGCTTTTATACAATCTGAATAGGGAACAAAGTTGTACAATCGTCATGGTATTACATGATTTGAATTTAGCCGCACGCTTTGCAGACTACATGATAGCAATACGCAGTGGAGAAATTATAAGGTGCGGAACTCCAAAAGAGATTATGACCACAAAGGTCTTAAAGGATACATTCCATATTGATGCTGAGATTGGGTTGGAGTCTAGAACAGGGAGACCCACATGTATTTCTTATGAACTGATTAAAGAGTAG
- a CDS encoding spore coat protein: MTNLTQKEKYLLQDQKSHEELCIKKYNNHASKAKDPQLKQLFLSLGQQEQQHLNTINQILNGQVPNMNQSSQQNMQNIQNQFSTPSNMKHESDKDLCTDLLATEKYVSSTYDTSIFEFKDHNIRQALNHIQKEEQEHGEAIFKYMEAHGMYNLQ; this comes from the coding sequence ATGACAAATTTAACTCAAAAAGAAAAATATTTATTACAAGATCAAAAAAGCCATGAAGAATTATGTATTAAAAAGTACAACAATCATGCAAGTAAAGCCAAAGATCCTCAACTAAAACAATTATTCTTATCTCTTGGACAACAGGAACAACAACATCTAAATACAATCAATCAAATTCTCAATGGACAAGTTCCCAATATGAATCAATCTAGTCAACAAAATATGCAAAATATACAAAATCAATTTAGCACACCAAGCAATATGAAGCATGAGAGCGATAAAGATCTCTGTACAGACTTACTTGCAACAGAAAAATATGTATCTTCTACATACGATACATCCATATTCGAATTTAAAGATCACAATATTAGACAAGCTTTAAATCATATTCAAAAAGAAGAACAAGAACACGGAGAAGCTATATTTAAATATATGGAAGCTCATGGAATGTACAATCTTCAGTAA
- a CDS encoding FecCD family ABC transporter permease, protein MNEQQQIIEAYKRKIWIRNISIVIGCVVLLTISLIVSMNSGYIKMSPLDVLRTLFGKSMDQEKLILFEFRLPRIIISMLVGAGLALSGCIIQSVSKNPLADPGLLGIHAGAGLMVILYVLIFSGESFLSVFTLPFLALIGAGATAVIVYLFSYQRNKGIATMRLILTGVAVQAGVSALTTLLVVKLDDTQYNFVVAWQTGSIWGSNWKFVMTLLPWLVILIPYILTKAPVMDILGLSDDISYSLGALVEKERRRLLAVAVALAASCVAVSGSISFVGLIAPHLARRLVGPRHRVLLLTSILIGAVLVSMADTIGRIIIQPSELPTGIVVAIIGAPYFLYLLSNSKI, encoded by the coding sequence ATGAACGAACAACAACAAATAATTGAAGCATATAAACGTAAGATATGGATTCGTAATATATCCATTGTAATTGGGTGTGTTGTATTACTAACCATTTCTCTAATTGTTAGTATGAACTCAGGATATATTAAAATGTCTCCACTTGATGTTTTAAGGACACTATTTGGAAAAAGTATGGATCAAGAAAAATTGATTTTATTTGAATTTAGACTACCTCGTATAATTATTTCAATGTTGGTAGGAGCGGGGCTTGCTCTATCAGGATGCATCATACAGAGTGTATCTAAAAACCCTCTAGCTGATCCAGGACTTTTGGGTATTCATGCAGGTGCTGGTTTAATGGTGATTTTGTATGTACTAATTTTTAGTGGGGAATCGTTCTTATCCGTGTTCACTTTGCCTTTTCTAGCGTTAATAGGAGCGGGTGCTACGGCAGTGATAGTCTATCTTTTTTCTTATCAACGAAATAAGGGCATTGCAACTATGAGACTTATTTTAACGGGTGTGGCAGTACAAGCTGGAGTTTCAGCGTTAACCACTTTACTGGTAGTGAAGTTGGATGATACACAGTATAACTTTGTTGTTGCTTGGCAGACAGGAAGTATTTGGGGTTCCAACTGGAAATTTGTGATGACATTACTGCCTTGGTTAGTCATATTGATTCCTTATATACTTACAAAAGCTCCTGTTATGGATATATTAGGTCTGAGCGATGATATATCCTATAGTCTTGGTGCTTTAGTAGAGAAAGAACGTCGTAGACTGCTTGCAGTAGCCGTCGCTCTTGCAGCCTCATGTGTAGCGGTTAGCGGAAGTATTAGTTTTGTAGGGCTTATAGCACCCCACTTGGCAAGACGACTTGTTGGACCACGCCACCGTGTACTTCTGTTGACTAGTATACTCATTGGTGCTGTATTAGTATCTATGGCAGATACTATTGGACGTATTATCATTCAACCTTCTGAGCTGCCAACAGGAATTGTGGTAGCTATTATTGGAGCACCATATTTTCTGTATCTTCTTTCTAACAGCAAGATTTAA
- a CDS encoding ECF transporter S component, giving the protein MKEITLSKGKFTTKQITVIGTLFAVTIVLGVTGLGFIPIPPFKSTIMHIPVIIGAILEGPLVGAMIGLLFGLFSMFQALNTFSPVTFVFLNPIVAILPRMLIGVTSYYAYKICKTKSISFNISIGTAIGSFTNTIGVLGLIYILYIDEYAKALNMSQSVATKTLLALVFNGFVSAGTAIVITVPVVLAVKRFK; this is encoded by the coding sequence ATGAAAGAGATCACATTGTCAAAAGGAAAGTTTACAACAAAGCAGATTACAGTAATAGGTACATTATTTGCTGTGACTATTGTACTGGGAGTTACAGGATTAGGATTTATTCCTATACCCCCATTTAAAAGTACGATTATGCATATTCCCGTGATTATTGGAGCAATTTTGGAAGGTCCTTTAGTGGGAGCTATGATAGGACTTTTGTTTGGACTATTTAGTATGTTTCAAGCTCTAAATACTTTTTCACCTGTTACTTTTGTATTTTTAAATCCTATTGTTGCTATTTTGCCAAGGATGCTTATTGGCGTTACATCCTATTATGCATATAAAATATGCAAAACAAAAAGTATAAGTTTTAATATTTCTATAGGGACAGCAATAGGATCGTTTACCAATACTATTGGAGTTTTAGGGCTTATTTATATATTATACATAGATGAGTATGCAAAGGCACTGAATATGAGTCAAAGTGTGGCAACAAAGACTTTGTTAGCCCTTGTATTCAATGGGTTTGTTTCAGCAGGAACTGCAATTGTCATTACGGTTCCAGTTGTGCTTGCAGTAAAACGTTTTAAATAA
- a CDS encoding AAA family ATPase → MKKIAIYGKGGIGKSTTVSNVSAAMAKMGLTVMQIGCDPKADSTRNLTGGKNITTVLDTLREKGDVELDDLVFKSSTGVLCVESGGPVPGVGCAGRGIITAFEKLEELDAYEVYQPDVILYDVLGDVVCGGFAMPIRGGYADEVCIVTSGEMMSLYAATNIAHAVRSFGKRGYASLRGLILNSKKIENEQELVKKVSDEIETPIIYCMSRDPYVQKAEALGKTVVEAFPECEMTKHYHTLAKILLEGEK, encoded by the coding sequence ATGAAGAAAATTGCAATTTATGGAAAAGGTGGCATTGGGAAGTCCACTACAGTATCCAATGTATCTGCAGCTATGGCAAAAATGGGACTAACAGTAATGCAGATTGGATGTGATCCCAAGGCAGACTCTACTCGTAATCTAACTGGAGGTAAAAACATTACTACAGTATTAGATACTTTAAGAGAAAAAGGGGATGTTGAGTTAGATGATCTTGTCTTTAAAAGTAGTACTGGGGTTTTGTGCGTAGAATCAGGAGGTCCTGTTCCAGGGGTAGGGTGTGCGGGTCGTGGAATAATCACGGCTTTTGAAAAGTTAGAAGAATTAGATGCATATGAAGTGTATCAACCAGATGTTATCCTATATGATGTTTTAGGTGATGTGGTATGCGGTGGTTTTGCTATGCCTATTAGAGGAGGATATGCTGACGAGGTGTGCATAGTGACCTCAGGAGAAATGATGTCACTTTACGCAGCTACAAATATAGCACATGCCGTTAGAAGTTTTGGTAAGCGTGGATATGCATCCTTACGAGGATTGATACTCAACTCTAAAAAAATTGAAAATGAACAAGAGCTAGTTAAAAAAGTTTCAGATGAAATTGAAACTCCCATAATTTATTGTATGTCCCGAGATCCTTATGTACAGAAGGCTGAGGCCTTGGGAAAAACGGTAGTTGAAGCCTTCCCTGAATGTGAGATGACAAAGCACTACCATACTTTGGCAAAGATTCTATTGGAGGGAGAAAAGTGA
- a CDS encoding YitT family protein — MIKEKNELVKRILFIFIGSLISAIGINSFLIPHKFLSGGAGGLALIFQYLTDVPSGYYLLAINIPIFLIGIKAVDKEFCIFSLIGMVSLSVFMILTQNVSHYLYAEDMVISSIYGGIFGGIGGAIVFKSRASMGGTDIIAVVLRKKTGGNIAQYLFAMNIVVVIIGATINGVSIALYTLVSMYIGSEVMSRVMDGLERKKLLFVVTQKEREIADLIIKEVGRGVTFLHGQGAYTGQDRNVIYCIVSLRQLPKIKKLIEDTDQQSFISILDTSEVHGKGFKKPAL, encoded by the coding sequence ATGATCAAAGAAAAAAATGAATTAGTAAAAAGAATATTATTTATTTTTATAGGAAGCTTAATATCTGCCATAGGAATTAATTCTTTTTTAATCCCTCATAAATTTTTAAGTGGAGGAGCAGGAGGTCTTGCTTTAATTTTTCAGTATCTTACAGATGTTCCATCAGGATATTATTTATTAGCTATCAATATACCTATATTTTTAATAGGAATAAAAGCTGTTGATAAAGAGTTTTGTATTTTTAGTTTGATTGGAATGGTTTCTTTATCTGTATTTATGATTTTGACTCAAAATGTATCCCACTACTTATATGCAGAGGATATGGTGATTTCTAGTATATATGGAGGAATATTTGGAGGAATTGGAGGAGCCATTGTTTTTAAAAGTCGTGCATCTATGGGAGGAACAGATATTATTGCTGTTGTTTTAAGAAAAAAGACAGGAGGAAATATAGCCCAGTATCTATTTGCCATGAATATAGTAGTTGTAATCATCGGAGCTACTATCAATGGAGTGAGTATTGCACTTTATACGTTGGTTTCTATGTATATAGGTTCTGAGGTAATGAGTAGAGTAATGGATGGATTAGAAAGAAAAAAATTATTATTTGTAGTCACTCAAAAAGAAAGGGAAATTGCAGATTTGATTATAAAAGAAGTAGGAAGAGGTGTTACGTTTTTACATGGGCAAGGAGCATATACAGGCCAAGATAGAAATGTGATTTATTGCATTGTGTCTTTAAGACAATTACCAAAAATAAAAAAATTAATTGAAGATACAGATCAGCAGTCTTTTATTTCTATATTGGATACTTCTGAAGTACATGGAAAAGGGTTTAAAAAACCGGCACTATAA
- a CDS encoding sugar phosphate isomerase/epimerase family protein, with product MKIGYAASSGEIDIWDTLENTKKNGFDAVELNVNMPIFFPENFTKENREKIKKYKIENDIEITLHGPEDITLLQLQENIRKACIHRFKEVIDFGYDIGASRMTIHIGSAVCFTLTDRKSYLDELYKEQYKKVLKESLIELSSYAKDKILLCVENSGRFPKEIVQETLEEIIDTKNIYLTWDIGHSYTNEYDEVKFFLKHIHKVRTCHLHDHNGKMDHQIIGSGKVDFKWHMNQMNKKDVVYIIEVRPRKYAIESLQKLKEMN from the coding sequence ATGAAAATTGGATATGCAGCATCTAGTGGTGAAATAGATATATGGGATACTTTAGAGAATACTAAGAAAAATGGATTTGATGCGGTTGAACTTAATGTCAATATGCCTATTTTTTTTCCAGAAAACTTTACAAAAGAGAATAGAGAAAAAATTAAAAAATATAAAATAGAAAATGATATAGAAATTACTTTACACGGGCCTGAAGATATTACTTTGCTTCAATTGCAAGAAAATATTAGAAAAGCTTGTATCCATCGTTTCAAAGAGGTGATAGATTTTGGATATGATATAGGAGCAAGTCGAATGACTATCCATATAGGAAGTGCAGTTTGTTTTACTCTTACAGATCGAAAATCTTATTTAGATGAATTATATAAAGAACAATATAAAAAGGTATTAAAAGAAAGTTTAATAGAATTAAGTTCCTATGCAAAAGATAAAATTTTATTGTGCGTAGAAAATTCAGGGAGATTTCCAAAAGAAATTGTTCAAGAAACTTTAGAAGAAATAATAGATACAAAAAATATTTATTTGACTTGGGATATAGGACACTCCTATACAAATGAATATGATGAAGTAAAATTTTTTCTAAAGCATATTCATAAAGTGAGAACCTGTCATTTACATGATCATAATGGAAAAATGGATCATCAAATTATAGGGAGTGGAAAAGTAGATTTTAAATGGCATATGAATCAAATGAATAAAAAGGATGTAGTTTACATTATAGAAGTACGTCCAAGAAAATATGCAATAGAGTCTCTTCAAAAATTAAAAGAAATGAATTAG
- a CDS encoding FecCD family ABC transporter permease yields the protein MKKPMEKVSCVQINKKDHIWKMWLIVLGGLGLLAFIMVFSTTKGTAHIPLSFVWDALFHFNEEEMNHLVIVNLRMPRVIASALVGASLAVAGAIMQGTTGNPLADSGLLGLNAGAAFALSICFAFFPEMKYMHIILFSFLGATLGAILVNGIASMKRGEQTPTRLVLAGAAVSTLLVAMSQGIALYFNVAQSIMFWTVGGVAGSNWEQVRIMLPWIIGGLIGAFLLSPSISILSLGQDVAKGLGINIRVVNALSSIIVLILVGASVSVVGAVGFVGLIVPHIARFFVGMDYRLIIPSTAVMGALLVVLADLGARTLNPPFETPIGAMISLISVPLFLNLARKQRSAM from the coding sequence ATGAAGAAGCCAATGGAAAAGGTAAGTTGTGTACAGATCAATAAAAAAGATCATATATGGAAGATGTGGCTGATTGTGTTGGGGGGATTAGGACTACTTGCTTTTATTATGGTATTTTCCACAACTAAGGGAACAGCCCATATTCCGTTATCTTTTGTGTGGGATGCTTTATTTCATTTTAATGAGGAAGAAATGAATCATCTTGTTATAGTTAATCTTCGTATGCCTCGCGTGATAGCAAGTGCTTTAGTTGGTGCATCTTTAGCTGTTGCAGGAGCTATTATGCAAGGAACTACCGGAAACCCTCTAGCTGATTCCGGTTTATTAGGGCTTAATGCTGGGGCTGCTTTTGCTCTTTCCATCTGTTTTGCTTTTTTTCCAGAAATGAAGTATATGCATATCATCTTATTTTCTTTTTTGGGAGCAACTTTGGGAGCCATATTAGTTAATGGAATTGCTTCTATGAAAAGAGGGGAACAAACACCTACTCGTCTTGTATTGGCAGGTGCAGCTGTTAGTACACTGCTTGTGGCCATGAGCCAAGGAATTGCTCTTTATTTTAATGTGGCGCAAAGCATTATGTTTTGGACTGTTGGTGGTGTTGCAGGTTCCAATTGGGAACAAGTTAGGATAATGTTGCCTTGGATAATAGGAGGATTGATAGGAGCTTTTTTATTATCACCTTCCATTTCTATTTTGAGTTTAGGTCAGGATGTTGCAAAGGGACTAGGAATAAATATAAGGGTGGTAAATGCACTTTCTTCCATTATAGTTCTTATATTGGTAGGAGCATCTGTATCGGTAGTAGGAGCAGTTGGATTTGTAGGACTGATTGTTCCTCATATTGCACGCTTTTTTGTTGGGATGGACTATAGATTAATTATTCCCTCTACAGCAGTAATGGGAGCTTTGTTGGTTGTATTGGCTGATCTGGGGGCGAGAACTTTAAACCCTCCTTTTGAAACTCCCATAGGAGCTATGATTTCTCTTATTAGCGTACCATTATTTTTAAACTTGGCTCGCAAGCAAAGGAGTGCAATGTAA